GGGTTCGCCCCGGGCGGTGGACGGCAGTCCCCGTCTTCCCCTCTCCCCAGCAACTGGACGTCCCCCCATGCCCGTTACGCCGCCCATCCGGCACCTGCACCCGGGCGCCTGGTGGTTGTGGGCCCTGGGCCTGGCCACCGCCGCCTCGCGCACCACCAACCCGTTCCTGCTGCTGCTGATCGCGGCCGTGGCCGGGTTCGTGGTCGCCGCCCGGCGCACCGACGCGCCCTGGGCGCGGGCCTACGGCGCCTTCCTGAAACTGGGGTTGGTGGTCCTGGGGATCAGGATGCTGTTCTTCGTGGTCCTCGGCGGGGACGTGCCCGGGACCCACGTCCTGATCACCCTCCCGCAACTGCCGCTGCCGCACTGGGCCCAGGGCGTCCGGATCGGCGGACCGATCACCCTCGAAGGGCTGCTCTTCGCGCTCTACCAGGCGATGATGCTGGCCGTCCTGCTGGCCTGCATCGGCGCCGCCAACGCCCTGGCCAACCCGGCCCGGCTGCTGCGCTCGCTGCCCGGCGCGCTCTACGAGGCCGGCGTCGCCGTGGTCGTCGCGCTCACCTTCGCCCCGAACCTGGTCGCCGACGTCCAGCGGCTGCGCGCCGCGCGCCGGCTGCGCGGCCGGACCGAGCGGGGCGCGCGGGCGCTGCTCACCGTCGGCATCCCGGTGCTGGAGAGCGCCCTCGAACGCTCGGTCAGCCTGGCCGCCGCGATGGACACCCGGGGCTTCGGTCGCACCGCCGACGTCCCGGCCGCCGTCCGCCGCACCACGGCCGCGCTGACGCTGGCCGGACTGCTGGGCGTCTGCGTCGCGGTCTACGGGCTGCTCGGCGCGGACGGCACCGCCTGGGCGCTGCCGCTGCTCGCCCTCGGCACGCTCGCGGCGGTGGCCGGACTGGCCCTGGGCGGACGCCGGGCCGTGCGCAGCCGCTACCGTCCCGACCCGTGGGGCCTGCGCGAATGGCTGGTCGCCGGATCCGGGGCGGCGGTCGCGGCGGTCATGGTGACGCTCGGCCCCGGCTACACGGACGCCCTGAACCCGCCGGTCGTCCCGCTCGCCGTGCCGCTGCTGCCGCTGCTGCCGGCCCTGGCCATCGCCGTCGGCCTGCTGCCCGCGCTGGCGGCCCCGCTCCCGCCCCGCCCGGCCCCGCCGTCGACCACCGCCCGCTCCTCCGGTCCGAAGGACAGCCGATGATCACCTTCGAACAGGTCTCCGTCACCTACCAGGACGCCGCCGCCCCGGCCCTCTCCGGCCTCGACCTCACCGTCCCCGAGGGCGAGCTCTGCCTGCTGGTCGGGCCCTCGGGCGCGGGCAAGTCGACGCTGCTCGGCGCGGTCAGCGGGTTGGTCCCGCACTTCACCGGCGGAGTGCTGCGCGGCCGGGTCACCGTGGCCGGCCGGGACACCCGCACCCACCGTCCGCGCGACCTCGCCGACGTCGTCGGCACCGTCGGCCAGGACCCGCTGGGACACTTCGTCACCGACACCGTCGAGGACGAACTCGCCTACGGGATGGAGTCGCTGGGCCTGCCGCCGGAGGTGATGCGGCGCCGGGTCGAGGAGACCCTGGACCTGCTGGGCCTGGCCGAACTGCGCGACCGCCCGCTCGCCACGCTCTCCGGCGGACAGCAGCAGCGGGTGGCCATCGGCTCGGTGCTGACGGTCCAGCCGAAGGTGCTGGTACTGGACGAGCCCACCTCGGCACTGGACCCCGGCGCGGCGGAGGAGGTGCTGGCCGTGCTGCAGCGGCTGGTCCACGACCTCGGCACCACCGTGCTGCTCGCCGAGCACCGGCTGGAACGCGTGCTCCAGTACGCCGACCAGGTCATCCTGCTGCCGGGCGACGGAAGGCCGCCGGTCCTCGGCGGGCCGGCCGAGGTGATGGCGGTCTCGCCGGTCCATCCGCCGGTCGTCGCGCTCGGACGGGCGGCCGGCTGGACACCGCTGCCGCTCTCGGTCCGCGACGCCCGCCGCCGGGCCGCGCCGCTGCGCGCGCTGCTCGCCGGACGGACCCCGGCCGCCGCCCCGCTCCCGTCGACGGCGGCCGCGCCGGTGGCGACGGTCGCCGCGCTCGCCGTCCGCCGGGGCGCCGTGGACGCGCTGCGCCGGGTCGACCTCGCCCTCCGGCCCGGCGAGGTCGTCGCGCTGATGGGCCGCAACGGCTCGGGCAAGTCCACCCTGCTCGGCTCACTGGTCGGCCTGCACGCCCCGACCGGCGGCCGGATCGACGTCGGCGGCCTCACCCCGCACCGGGTCAGGCCGGTGCAGCTGCTGCCGCTGGTCGGCCTGGTCCCGCAGGAGCCCCGCGACCTGCTCTACTGCGACACCGTCCGGGCCGAGTGCGCGGCGGCCGACCAGGACACCGGCTCCCCGGCCGGCACCTGCCGGGCGCTGGTCGAACGGCTGTTGCCCGGCATCCCCGGGACCACCCATCCGCGCGACCTGTCCGAGGGCCAGCGGCTGACCCTCGCCCTGGCCGTCATCCTCACCGCCCGCCCGGCGCTGATCCTGCTGGACGAGCCCACCCGGGGCCTGGACTACGCGGCGAAGGCGCGGCTGGTCGAGATCCTGCGCGAGTTGGCCGCCGAGGGCCACGCGGTGCTGCTGGCCACCCACGACGTCGAGCTCGCCGCCGAACTGGCGCACCGCACGGTCATCCTGGCCGAGGGCGAGATCGTCGCCGACGGCCCGACCCCGGAGGTCGTGGTCTCCTCCCCGGCCTTCGCCCCGCAGGTCGCCAAGGTGCTCAATCCGGAGCCCTGGCTGACCGTCAGCCAGGTAGCCGCCGCGCTCGCCGCGCCCGCGAGCGAGACTGCGAACGGGACTGCGAACGAGAGCGAGACCGAGCCGGAGGTCGCGCCGTGACCACCTCCATCGCCTCGGCCCTCGCCCGCCCGGTCCCGCTGGGCCGCCGCTCGACGGTGATGCTGCTGCTGACCACCGCCGTCGGCGTCGCCGCCTTCGGCTGGCCGCTGCTGGCCCGGCCCACCTCCAGCCTGGCCCACTCCACCGACGCCCCCTGGCTGTTCGCCGGACTGCTGCCGCTGCTGCTCGCGGTCGTGGTCGCGCAGATCGCCGAGGGCCGGGTCACCACCGGCGGCCAGGCCGGGCTGGAGGCCAAGTCCATCGCCCTGCTCGGCGTCCTCGCCGCCGCCGGAGCGGCGCTGCGCCCGCTCGGCGCCGGCACCGCCGGTCTCGAACCGCAGTTCTTCCTGATGGTCCTGTCCGGACGGGTGCTCGGCCCCGGCTTCGGCTTCGTCCTGGGCAACATCTCGATGTTCGCCTCCGCACTGCTCACCGGCGGTGTCGGCCCCTGGCTGCCGTTCCAGATGCTCGCCATGGGCTGGGTCTGCCTGGGCGCGGGGCTGCTCCCCCGCCCGGCCGAGCTGCGCGGACGCCGCGAGCTGTGGATGCTGGCGCTCTACGGCGCGGTCTCGGCCGAGCTGTACGGGCTGGTGATGGACCTCCAGGGCTGGCCCTACATCCTCGGCATGGGCACCGGCGTCTCCTTCGTCCCCGGTGCCCCGCTCCACGCCAACCTGCTCCGCTTCCTGGCCTACCACTTCACCACCGCGATGGGCTGGGACATCCCGCGCAGCGTGCTCACCGCCGTCCTCTGCCTCAGCCTCGGCGCGCCCCTGCTGCACGCCCTCCGCCGGGCCTCCCGCCGCGCCGCGTTCGCCGCGTCGGCCGCCTTCGAGCCGCCGGAGCCGGGGTGACCCCCCTGCGGGGAACTTGTCCAGTTTTTCCGGACAACTGCGCTTCTCTAGGATGATCACCATGGACCGCCCAGCCGCCCGAACCCCGCACCCGCTGCTGCGCATCCTGCTGGAGGCCGCCGACAACCGCTTCCCGCCGGTCGACGGCGGCGTGACCGTACTGCCCGGCCTCGGCCGGGGCCTGTCCTGCTCGGTCGCCTTCACCGGCCACGCCGTGGTCGCGACCGACCGCCCCGAGGCCGAGGTGCTGGCGCAGCGCCCGGACGGCTACGGCCGGTCGATGGGGCCGGACTTCCTCCGCTGGCTGGCCGGACCGGACACGGTCATCGGCGAGGTCGACGTCGTCCTGGCCGCACGCGGCACCGGCGGTCCTTCCGAACTCGCACTGCGGCACGATGTCGAGGACCATCCCCGGGTCCGCTACGCCCGCAGCGTCCGTACCCGGGTCGAGGTCCACGGCGACGAGCGCGGCTTCGTCACCCTCGCCGACGGCCTCGCCGGACGCCGCGAGTTCAGCATCGAGCTGGGGCTGCCCGGCCGGGGCCACGGCCGCTCGCTGCTGACCGACGCACTGACCCTGGTCCCCGAGGGCGAGCCGGTCTTCGCCGCCGTCTCCCCCGGCAACGCCCGCTCCCTCCGCGCCTTCCTCGCCGCCGGCTTCACCCCGATCGGCAGCGAGTCCCTCATCCGCCCGGCCTGAGGAGGGGCAGCCGGATGCCCGTCGACGTCTTCGCGCCCGGAGGCCGCACCAGGCCGCTCAGAACCCGGCGCTTCCGGCAGCCGTCATGCTGCGCGCCGCTGACGCCTCACTCGGAGGAAGCGGGCGCCACAACCGGTCCTGCACGGTCGGCCGTCGTGGCCGGGGCCCCTGGCAGCCGTGAACCCAGGGGCGTGGATGCGGTCAGGTCCTGACGACTCGGACCGCCGGGCCGCAGAGCTGCTGCAGGTCCTCAGGGCGCCCGGGCCGCCGTGTTCGCGTAGCGGCCCGGGGTGGTGCCGACGACGCGCTTGAAGTGGCGGGTGAGGTGGGACTGGTCGTAGAAGCCGGCGGCGGTGGCCACCTCGCGCGCGGGTCGGCCCTCCAGCAGCAGCCGGCGGGCCAGGTCGACCCGGCGGGAGACCAGGTACTGGTGCGGGGCGAGGCCGAAGACACCGCCGAACGCCCGTACCAGGTGCGCGGGATGGGTGTGCAGCAGGCGCGCGGCCTCGTCCAGGGCGATGCCCTCGGTCAGCCGATCGTCGAGGAGGTCGCGCAGGTTGCGGGCGACGCCCCGGTCGGGCACGGCGCGGCCGAAGGCCGGGCTGGGGCGCAGCCACCCGCGCAGCCGCTCGCCAATGAGGGCCAGCCGGCTCTCCGCCTCGAACTCGTCGCCCCGGTTCGCCAGGGCCGTGTGCAGCTGGCCGACCTGTCGGCGCAGCACGGGGTCGATGATGTCCGGCGCGTCCACCGCCGGACCGATGAAGCGCTCGTCCAACTGCGTCAGGTCGAGGTAGACCACCCGCTTGCGGAAGCCGTGGTCGGTGGCGGGTGAGCCGTTGTGCGGGACCTGCGGCGGAAGCAGGCTGACCGTGTCGTTCGGCGTGCCGCGCCGGTGGCGGTCCAGGTCGTAGCGGACCGCGCCGTCGTCGACGATCAGCAGCGTCCACGCCTCGTGGACGTGCATGGGGTAGGCGTGCTCGATGAAGTGGGCGTGGAACACCTCCACCACTCCCGCCACCGGAGGGCGCCAGGCCAGGATCTCCTGCTGGGGCATCACGCTCAGAACGTACAAGACGGGGCGGGCCCGCAGCCCGCAGTCTCAAGGCATGAGAACCGACAACGAAGAAGCACCGATCCGCTTCGACACCAAGATCGCCGTGCTGCTGCGCGACGACCTCGAACCCTGGCAGCGGCTGAACGTCACCGCCTTCCTGGTCAGCGGGCTGGGCACGGCCGTGCCCGAGGTGGTCGGCGAGCCCTACCGCGATGTCGACGGCGCCGAGTACCTGCCGATGTTCCGTCAACCGGTGCTGGTCTTCCAGGGGTCGAAGGAGACCATGGCCGCCGCCCACGGCCGGGCCCGCGCGCGTGCGCTGGCGAGCGCCGTGTTCACCTCGGACCTGTTCCGCACGGGCAACGACCGGGACAACCGCGCGGCGGTGCGAGCCGTCGGCACGGACAGCCTGGACCTGGTCGGACTGGCCGTCCACGGGCCCCGGAACGTGGTGGACAAGGTGCTCAAGGGCGCGCAGATGCACCCCTGAGCACCACGTCCGTCCCTGGTCACGGGAGGTCAGCTGTGCGAACCGCCCCTGCGGCGGCGGGTGACGACCACGGCGGCACCACCGGCCGCCAGCAGCACGCCGGCGGCGCCCGCGAGCAGGCCGGTGTCGGAGCCGCCACCGGTGACGGCCAGGGCCGGGCCGGTCGGGCTCGCGGAGACCGGGGGCGTGACGGCGGCCGACGCGGAGTCGGAGGACGAGGGCGAGGCCGGGACGTGGGACGAGCCGGAGGCGCTGGGCGCGACCGAGGTCGTGGCGGTGGGCGTGCCCGAGCCGGTCCTGCTCGCGCTGGGCTTGGGCGCCGCGCTGGTGGACGAGGTGGGCGGCGTCGTCGCGGCCTTCACCACGGTGAACGAGGCGGCCGAGGTGTAGATGCCGTCCTCACAGTAGTTGCCGGGCTTCATCGGCGAGTCGGAGTCGCTGGACTGGGCGTTCGCGTCGGACAGCGAACCGACGAACGCGGCGCCGATGTACGTGCCGGTGGGCGTCTTGGCCGGTGCCGAGACCCGCAGGCTGAAGCTGTCCTTGCTGCCCGCCGGCCAGTCCTCGCCCAGCCGGAAGAACAGGGAGTCCTCGTTGTAGGCGAGCTTGGACCACTTTCCGGTCCGGGGGTCCTTGGCCTCGACCAGCAGCGCGCTGCTGGGGTCGTCGGCCGTCTCCAGGCCCAGGGCCATCATCTCGATGACGTCGGCGATCTTCTTGCCGGAGACGTTGGTGAAGGTGACCTGGGCGTTGACGGGCGCGCCGCCGACGGTGAGCTTGGCACCGCTCAGGCCGGTGAGGGAGGCAGTAGCAGGGCACTTCGCCGGGGCCTTCGCGGCCGGGGCGGGGGTGCTGCTCACGGTGGCCGAGGCGCTGGGGGCGCTGCCGAGGAGGGCGAGCCCGGCCAGCACCGCCGCTGCGGCGGCTGCGGGTATGCGGCTGTTACGCATGGGTGTGGAGTTTCCTCTGGTGGATCGGACAAGAGCTGTTCGATGGATGAAATCAGCACACTAGCCCGGTTCGTGACAGAGGATTGAATCGCTGGTCAAGATCGATACAGTAATGAGACGATAAAATTAGAGTAAGGATCCTCTTGGGGGTCGAGATTCATGATCATGCCTGGTCAAGTACGCCGCGAGTCGGGGAAATCGGCACCGTGGGGCCGAGCAGAAGGTGGCAGTCTCATGACATACTCAGACTGCTCATGCATTGCCCTTACCTGACCTGCTGTCATGCCACGGCCCTCGGCATCCCTGGAAAAGGGACGCTTCACCCCCTGCCGTCACCGTCGGTCAGGGTCCACCGGCAGGCCCGGCCAGTTGCCGCCGGCCCGGTTGCGGACCAGGGCGGCCAGCTCGGCCGGGGGGATGCCGTCGGTGGCCACGTTCAGATGGGCGAAGCCGGCCCGGGTCAGTGCGTCGGCCTGGTGCCCGGCCCGCTCGGCGACGCGGCGCAGGGCCGGCTCGGGGAGCCCGCGCAGCTCGTCGCCGGGGATGGGCGGGCCGCCGCCGCGCCCGCGCCGGAGGATGCGCTCGGTCAACTGCTGCTGATCAGCCGTCAGTAGACACAGCGTCAGTTCGAGGTCCGGCAGGGCGTCGCGGTAGGTCCCGACCACGTCGCGGTCGTCCACCGGGCCGGAGACGATGAGGCAGCGGGCCCCGTGCTCCCGGAAGACCGGCCACATGACACCGAGGTTGGCGGCCTTCAGCCGGTGGTTGCCGGGGTCGTCGACCGGCGCCGGTCGCAGGAACCCGATCTGGCCGAGATCGACATAGGCGGCCTTCACCCCGCCCGTCCGGACCTGGGTGAAGAGGTCGTAGCCGACGGTCGACTTGCCGACGCCGGTGGGGCCGCAGAGCCAGAGCGCCGGGGCGGGGGCGGCGGTCGCCGCCCGGTCGCCCGGGTGCGGACCGACCCCGGCCACCGGGCCTCGGGCTGCCGCAGCGGCGTCGGCGGCCGACCCCGGGCGCAGCCGGTCACCGGCCGCCGCGCGGACCCGTCGGGCCACCTCGGCGACCGGCAGGCCGTCCGTGTCGACGGTCAGGTCCGCGAAGTCGCTCCGGTCCAGCGCGTCGGCCTCGGCCACCGACTCGTCGGCCAGGTGGGTCAGCCATCCCCGGTGCTCGATCCGGGCCCGGAGCGCGTCGTGGCCGACCCGGAGCCGACAGAGCGTCAACTCAGTTCCCCGGAGCGGCTCCGCATAGGACCGGACCAGTTCGGGGGTGACCACGCCGCCGGAGAGGACGAGGCACTCCGCCCCCGCCGACCGGTACGCCGGCCACATCGCGGCCAGGTTCCGCACCTTGATCCGGTGGTTGTCGGGGTCCTCCGCCGGGGCGGGGTAGCACAGCCCGATCTGGTCGAGGTCGAGGTAGGCGGTGCTGATCCCGGCCGCGTTCAGCTGGGTGGAGAGCTCCCACCCCACAGTCGACTTGCCGACGCCGGAGGGGCCGCAGAGCCAGAGCACGGGGATGGGGCGGTTGCTGGGCATGCGCGCGAGCGTAGTGCGCGGCCCCCGGGGCGGCGACCGGATTTCGGCCCCGCGCCCCGGCCCGCATACCGCGCCAGCACCGCGGGCCCGCCCCCGCGCTAGAGCCGCTGCAGGATCGTCCCGGTCGCCAGCGCGCCGCCGGCGCACATCGTGACCAGGGCGAACTCCTTGTCCGTGCGCTCCAGTTCGTGCAGCGCGGTGGTGATCAGCCGGGCGCCGGTGGAACCGACCGGGTGGCCCAGGGCGATCGCACCGCCGTTGACGTTCACCTTCTCCAGGTCGGCGTCCATGACCTGGGCCCAGGACAGCACGACCGAAGCGAAGGCCTCGTTGATCTCGACCAGGTCCATGTCGGCGAGCCGCATACCGGCCTTGCCGAGCACCGCCTTGGTCGCGTCGATCGGCCCGTCCAGGTGGTAGTGCGGGTCGGTGCCGACGACGGCTTGGGCCACGATCCGGGCGCGCGGGGTCAGCCCGAGGGCGCGGGCCGCGCGGCGCGAGGCCCACATCACCGCCGCCGCACCGTCCGAAATCTGCGAGGAGTTCCCGGCCGTGTGGATCGCCGAGGGCATCACCGGGCGCAGCCCGGCCAGCGCCTCGGCCGAGGTGTCGCGCAGCCCCTCGTCCATGTCGAACAGCCGCCACATGCCCTGCCCGGCCAGCTGCTCCGACTCGGTGGTGGGCACCTGGACGGCGTAGGTCTCGCGCTTGAAGCGCTCCTCGGCCCAGGCCGCCGCCGCCCGCTGCTGCGAGAGCAGGCCGAGCCGGTCGACGTCCGCACGGGTGAGTCCGCGCCGCTTGGCGATCCGCTCGGCCGCCTCGAACTGGTTGGGCAGGTCGACGTTCCACTCCTCCGGGAACGGCCGTCCGGGCCCGTGCGCGGAGGCCGCGCCCAGCGGTACCCGGGACATGGACTCGACGCCGCAGCCGATCCCGACGTCGATGACCCCGGCCTGGACCATGTTGGCGACCATGTGGTTGGCCTGCTGCGAGGAGCCGCACTGGCAGTCCACGGTGGTGGCGGCCACCTCGTACGGCAGGCCCATCGCCAGCCAGGCGTTGCGGGCGGGGTTCATCGACTGCTCGCCGGCATGGGTGACCGTCCCGCTGACGATCTGTTCGACGACGTCGGGCTGCACCCCGGTCCGGGCGAGCAGTTCGCGGAAGGTCTCGCCCAACAGGTAGGCGGGATGCAGGTTGGCAAGCGCCCCACCCCGCTTGCCGATGGGGGTGCGGACTGCTTCGACGATGACGGGTTCAGCGGCCATGACTCGTCCTCCGGGCGCCCAGTGAACTCAAGAGAACTGATACGCGTTCTAGTTCTGCGCACCTTTCTATTCTGCGTACGTCGGTCCGCGCAAGGCTCTTGCACCGACTAGAACGCGTTACTACTGTCGAGTCGGATACCTGACACAGCGTCAGATGACTCGGAGGCCCCGATGACGTGCCCCGCGCTGCCCGAAGGCTTCGACTTCACCGATCCCGGCCTCAACCAGACCCGGGTGCCGCTCCCGGAGTTCGCCCTGCTCCGCAGCACCGAACCGGTGCGCTGGATCCCGCAGCAGCCGGGGACGACCGGCTTCGACGACGGCGGCTACTGGGCGGTCACCCGGCACGCCGACGTCAAGGAGGTCTCGGTCCACCCGGAGACCTACTCCTCCACCCTCAACACCGCGATCATCCGGTTCCACCCGGACATGGACCGCTCCGGCATCGACGGCCAGCGGCTGATCATGCTGAACATGGACCCGCCGGAGCACACCCGGCTGCGGCAGATCGTCCAGCGCGGGTTCACCCCGCGCGCCGTCAACGCGCTCCAGGACGCCCTGCGCGACCGCGCCGAGCAGATCGTCGCCGCCGCGCGGGCCGAGGGCAGCGGCGACTTCGTCCGCGACATCGCCTGCGAGCTGCCGCTCCAGGCGATCGCCGAGCTGATCGGGGTGCCGCAGCAGGACCGGGCCCGGATCTTCGACTGGACCAACAAGATGGTCTCCTACGACGACCCCGAGCTGGCGATCACCCCGGAGATCGGCACCGAGTCCGCGGTCGAGCTGATGATGTACGCCATGGGCATCGCCGAGCAGCGCAAGAGCTGTCCGGCCCACGACATCGTCACCCAGCTGGTCAACGCCGAGGGGCAGGGCAACCTCGGCTCGGACGAGTTCGGCTTCTTCGTGCTGCTGCTCGCCGTGGCCGGCAACGAGACCACCCGCAACGCCACCAGCCACGGCATCCACGCCCTGCTCACCCACCCCGAGCAGTGGGAGCTCTACAAGGAGCGCCGGCCGCGCACCGCCGCCGACGAGATCGTCCGCTGGGCCACCCCGGTGATGTCCTTCCAGCGGACCGCCACCACCGACGTCGAGCTGGGCGGCGCGAAGATCTCGGCCGGGCAGCGCGTCGGACTCTTCTACAGCTCCGCCAACAACGACCCCGAGGTCTTCGACCGTCCGGCCGCCTTCGACATCCTCCGCGACCCCAACCCGCACCTGGGCTTCGGCGGCGGCGGACCGCACTTCTGCCTCGGCGCCAACCTCGCCCGACTGGAGCTGGACCTGGTCTTCAACGCCATCGCCGACGCCGTCCCCGACATCCGGCTGGCCGGTGAGCCGCGCCGGCTGCGCTCCGCCTGGCTGAACGGGATCAAGGAGCTCCGGGTCCAGTACACGTAGCGCCTGACAGGGTGTCCGTTCGTCCGTTCGGACTTCCCGGCGGGCAGTCGGCCGCGTCCACTGAAAACCTGATGGTCAGTCCACCAGGCAGCGGAGGGGTCGATGTCCCAGGAGTACACATCGGACGAGCGGCCCCCGGCCGTCTCCGGGGCCGGCGCGCCCCCGACTCCCCCCACGAGAGCAAGCGCCAGGTCACCCTGGTCTTCGTCGGCGTGATGCTGGGGATGTTCCTCGCCGCGCTGGACCAGACGATCGTCTCCACCGCGCTGCCCACCATCGTCGGCGACCTGGGCGGCGCCAACCACCTCTCCTGGGTGGTCACCGCCTACATGCTGGCCGCCACCGCGACCACCCCGCTCTGGGGCAAGCTCGGCGACCTGTTCGGCCGCAAGTACGTGTTCATGGTCAGCATCGTCATCTTCCTGATCGGCTCGGTCCTCTGCGGCCAGTCCCGGAACATGCTGGAGCTGATCATCTTCCGCGCCCTCCAGGGCCTGGGCGGCGGCGGGCTGATGGTGCTGGCCATGGCCGTGATCGCGGACGTGGTGCCGCCCCGCGACCGGGGCCGCTACCAGGGGGTCATCGGCGCGGTCTTCGGCGTCTCCTCCGTGGTCGGACCGCTGCTCGGCGGCTTCCTGGTGGACAACCTCAACTGGCGCTGGGTCTTCTACGTCAACCTCCCGGTCGCCGCGGTGGCGCTCGCGGTGATCACGGTGGCGCTCAAGGCGCACCACCCGGAGACCCGGCCCAGCATCGACTACCTGGGCACCTTCCTGCTGGCCGCCGCCTCCACCTGCCTGGTGCTGATCACCAGCCTCGGCGGCTCCACCTGGGCCTGGAACTCGGTCGAGGTCTGGGGCTGCGGCATCGGCGCGGTGCTGCTGATCATCGCGTTCATCGTGGTCGAGCGGCGGGTGTCGGAGCCGGTGCTGCCGCTGCGGCTGTTCCGCAACCCGGTCTTCTCCCTCTGCTGCGGCATGGGCTTCGTGATCGGCCTGTGCATGTTCGGCTCGCTCTCCTACATCCCGCTCTACATGCAGGTGGTCAACGGCAACTCGCCGACCGTCTCCGGGCTGCGGCTGCTGCCGATGATGGCGGGCATGCTGGTCACCTCGATCGGCACCGGTCAGCTGATCAGCCGCACCGGCAAGTACCGGATCTACCCGATCATCGGGACCGCGCTGATCGTGGTCTCGCTGGTGCTGCTGTCCCGGGTGGACGAGAAGACCAGCTCGGTGATCATGGGTCTGGACATGCTGGTGCTGGGCCTGGGGCTGGGGCTGGTGATGCAGGTCCTGATCATCGCCGTGCAGAACTCCTCCCCCTTCGCC
The Streptacidiphilus albus JL83 genome window above contains:
- a CDS encoding energy-coupling factor transporter transmembrane component T — encoded protein: MPVTPPIRHLHPGAWWLWALGLATAASRTTNPFLLLLIAAVAGFVVAARRTDAPWARAYGAFLKLGLVVLGIRMLFFVVLGGDVPGTHVLITLPQLPLPHWAQGVRIGGPITLEGLLFALYQAMMLAVLLACIGAANALANPARLLRSLPGALYEAGVAVVVALTFAPNLVADVQRLRAARRLRGRTERGARALLTVGIPVLESALERSVSLAAAMDTRGFGRTADVPAAVRRTTAALTLAGLLGVCVAVYGLLGADGTAWALPLLALGTLAAVAGLALGGRRAVRSRYRPDPWGLREWLVAGSGAAVAAVMVTLGPGYTDALNPPVVPLAVPLLPLLPALAIAVGLLPALAAPLPPRPAPPSTTARSSGPKDSR
- a CDS encoding ABC transporter ATP-binding protein, which translates into the protein MITFEQVSVTYQDAAAPALSGLDLTVPEGELCLLVGPSGAGKSTLLGAVSGLVPHFTGGVLRGRVTVAGRDTRTHRPRDLADVVGTVGQDPLGHFVTDTVEDELAYGMESLGLPPEVMRRRVEETLDLLGLAELRDRPLATLSGGQQQRVAIGSVLTVQPKVLVLDEPTSALDPGAAEEVLAVLQRLVHDLGTTVLLAEHRLERVLQYADQVILLPGDGRPPVLGGPAEVMAVSPVHPPVVALGRAAGWTPLPLSVRDARRRAAPLRALLAGRTPAAAPLPSTAAAPVATVAALAVRRGAVDALRRVDLALRPGEVVALMGRNGSGKSTLLGSLVGLHAPTGGRIDVGGLTPHRVRPVQLLPLVGLVPQEPRDLLYCDTVRAECAAADQDTGSPAGTCRALVERLLPGIPGTTHPRDLSEGQRLTLALAVILTARPALILLDEPTRGLDYAAKARLVEILRELAAEGHAVLLATHDVELAAELAHRTVILAEGEIVADGPTPEVVVSSPAFAPQVAKVLNPEPWLTVSQVAAALAAPASETANGTANESETEPEVAP
- a CDS encoding ECF transporter S component codes for the protein MLLLTTAVGVAAFGWPLLARPTSSLAHSTDAPWLFAGLLPLLLAVVVAQIAEGRVTTGGQAGLEAKSIALLGVLAAAGAALRPLGAGTAGLEPQFFLMVLSGRVLGPGFGFVLGNISMFASALLTGGVGPWLPFQMLAMGWVCLGAGLLPRPAELRGRRELWMLALYGAVSAELYGLVMDLQGWPYILGMGTGVSFVPGAPLHANLLRFLAYHFTTAMGWDIPRSVLTAVLCLSLGAPLLHALRRASRRAAFAASAAFEPPEPG
- a CDS encoding helix-turn-helix domain-containing protein encodes the protein MPQQEILAWRPPVAGVVEVFHAHFIEHAYPMHVHEAWTLLIVDDGAVRYDLDRHRRGTPNDTVSLLPPQVPHNGSPATDHGFRKRVVYLDLTQLDERFIGPAVDAPDIIDPVLRRQVGQLHTALANRGDEFEAESRLALIGERLRGWLRPSPAFGRAVPDRGVARNLRDLLDDRLTEGIALDEAARLLHTHPAHLVRAFGGVFGLAPHQYLVSRRVDLARRLLLEGRPAREVATAAGFYDQSHLTRHFKRVVGTTPGRYANTAARAP
- a CDS encoding DUF2000 domain-containing protein; protein product: MRTDNEEAPIRFDTKIAVLLRDDLEPWQRLNVTAFLVSGLGTAVPEVVGEPYRDVDGAEYLPMFRQPVLVFQGSKETMAAAHGRARARALASAVFTSDLFRTGNDRDNRAAVRAVGTDSLDLVGLAVHGPRNVVDKVLKGAQMHP
- a CDS encoding LAETG motif-containing sortase-dependent surface protein, translated to MRNSRIPAAAAAAVLAGLALLGSAPSASATVSSTPAPAAKAPAKCPATASLTGLSGAKLTVGGAPVNAQVTFTNVSGKKIADVIEMMALGLETADDPSSALLVEAKDPRTGKWSKLAYNEDSLFFRLGEDWPAGSKDSFSLRVSAPAKTPTGTYIGAAFVGSLSDANAQSSDSDSPMKPGNYCEDGIYTSAASFTVVKAATTPPTSSTSAAPKPSASRTGSGTPTATTSVAPSASGSSHVPASPSSSDSASAAVTPPVSASPTGPALAVTGGGSDTGLLAGAAGVLLAAGGAAVVVTRRRRGGSHS
- a CDS encoding adenylyl-sulfate kinase, whose amino-acid sequence is MPSNRPIPVLWLCGPSGVGKSTVGWELSTQLNAAGISTAYLDLDQIGLCYPAPAEDPDNHRIKVRNLAAMWPAYRSAGAECLVLSGGVVTPELVRSYAEPLRGTELTLCRLRVGHDALRARIEHRGWLTHLADESVAEADALDRSDFADLTVDTDGLPVAEVARRVRAAAGDRLRPGSAADAAAAARGPVAGVGPHPGDRAATAAPAPALWLCGPTGVGKSTVGYDLFTQVRTGGVKAAYVDLGQIGFLRPAPVDDPGNHRLKAANLGVMWPVFREHGARCLIVSGPVDDRDVVGTYRDALPDLELTLCLLTADQQQLTERILRRGRGGGPPIPGDELRGLPEPALRRVAERAGHQADALTRAGFAHLNVATDGIPPAELAALVRNRAGGNWPGLPVDPDRR
- a CDS encoding steroid 3-ketoacyl-CoA thiolase, translating into MAAEPVIVEAVRTPIGKRGGALANLHPAYLLGETFRELLARTGVQPDVVEQIVSGTVTHAGEQSMNPARNAWLAMGLPYEVAATTVDCQCGSSQQANHMVANMVQAGVIDVGIGCGVESMSRVPLGAASAHGPGRPFPEEWNVDLPNQFEAAERIAKRRGLTRADVDRLGLLSQQRAAAAWAEERFKRETYAVQVPTTESEQLAGQGMWRLFDMDEGLRDTSAEALAGLRPVMPSAIHTAGNSSQISDGAAAVMWASRRAARALGLTPRARIVAQAVVGTDPHYHLDGPIDATKAVLGKAGMRLADMDLVEINEAFASVVLSWAQVMDADLEKVNVNGGAIALGHPVGSTGARLITTALHELERTDKEFALVTMCAGGALATGTILQRL